One Callithrix jacchus isolate 240 chromosome 4, calJac240_pri, whole genome shotgun sequence genomic window, TTACTGGCCACAGTAAGTCTGTCTGGTCATTACCATGACTCTGCTGCCCACTcgcagcctccccagccttgcCTGCCTGTCGAAGATGGATTAACTCCGCACTCCCCTGGGATCACCACATGACCACTTCAAGTCCCCAAGCCGCCTTCACTGCAGACTGCATTTTTTCTGCCATAATTACAGGCAGTGGCACTGACTGGAGGGTATGACAGTGTGTGGTAGGGGGATGGACAGGTGGCACAATGTCTGCTTCTCAGCCCCGGCAGTCCCCAAGCCCTGGAAGTGACTCCCACTGCTAGCCttggaaagtgcttcccactatCTGCTTACTTCCCACTCAAGCTGGgggcctcctcctctcctctgaaTTGTAAGCTAGAGCTTTCCCTTGAACATCTCTTCTTAATTCCCGAGTGCCACCCCTGCTGCTGCCACCCCCTCCTACCCCATCCCCCCACTCCCAGCTAGTCAGACCATGACATTTACTCACCAGACAGAAGCAGCTTGGAGTTCTTTATTGCCACCATGTCCTTCCGGAGATACAGAACCCCCCCCCAGTAGGCCAGGGAGGCAAGGCGGGCTGGGCCACCAGGAAGCCAGGAGGGGGATGCTCTAGCACCTTGGTCCTGTTGAGGCTTGAAGTGCCTGCTTGGCCCTGACCAAGGGGCCAAGTGGAAGCCTGTGCTGGCTGTGGGGAAGTGCCAGGCTCACATGGTCCAGTAGGCATAGATAAGTGTCAGAAGGATGAAGATGGCCAGAGAGAGCAGCATGTTCTTCCAGTTCTCTTGCCGAAGCAACTTCAGTTCCTTCTCTGGGAGGAAAGAGGGTGATAGGAATGGGACTGGCAGTTTAGGCCCATCCACTGCTCTTCTCTGCCTTTCCAATGAGTGGGGTACACACTGCTGAGGGCAGAGACGCCCCCTTCCAGCCACCTCCCCACCCATAAAAATGACCCTGTCCTTAATCTGCCCAAATCCTGACACACCCTTTTGCTATACAGAACCAGCCTAATAAAATCCCAATGCCCAATGCTGCTCAACTATTGCTTATTAAATGTGGTTGAGGttgaggatgaggtgggtggagtCACCAAAAATGCCACACCTGAAAGCCAGGCTAGGAGGTGGTGTGACATCGCCAGGTGAGTCTGCTCGCCTCTCAAGGGGTTGGGTGTGTAGTGCCCATCATCCAGCAACCAGAAACTGAGGGCCCGAAGGTGGAGTAGGTGCCAGGTGGGGCTGTTTCTTGAGTCCCTGCCCTCTGTCAGGTGCCCAGTTGAGCAGAATCTAGAGATGCTAAGAGGCAGTTTGTGTCCGTGAGGCAGCTGGTCTTGACTCTAGAGGAAATTAGTCCTGCTACTCTGTGGCCCCACTTGTACCTAATTATCCCCTCCAGGTGACATGCAGGTAGAAGGTACTCTGTGAGGGCTAAATTGAGTAGTGGTATGGTTTTGTGTGAAAACTGCTAAACTTGAAGGGAAACTGATGTCCCACCCCTGTCTGTGCTGGGCAGTGGGAGGAGACAcctgctgagctgctctgggcagGCCAGACGGAGTCCAGGGCCCAGGGTGCACAggcccagccatgctgaactccAGGCAGGGTGCATGGGTATGCACTGCACCTATGGCATTCATCAGACCAGCGCTTCTGGGGGCTTTCTGCCATCAGAGCCTTCCTGGGCCAATTCTTGGCCAGGCCTGGCCCCCCAGGGGAGAACAGAACAGACAAATCTGAGGAGCACCTTAGACTACGGTCCTCCTCAGCCTTTAGCGGGGAGCCCACCAGCCTACCAGGCTGCCCTCTAGCAGCCCGCCTGGCCTGGCCtctacctgcctctgcccccaGCGCCCAGAAGGTGGCAGCATCACTCCACCCACAGGAGCCCTTGCGGTACCCAAGTGGTAGGTTCAGCTTCCTTTACCCATCACTTTCATTGCACGGTTTTCCTGGGAGAGTGTGGCAGGGTAGGCTGCACTGGGGTAGGGGGAGGGCAGACTTCCAATGTCTGGGTGAATGAGTGTCTTCTAGACCTGGCCACGGCAACATCCCTTCATCCCAAAGAGCAGACAGACCCACAGGCCGTCTCATCCTTCCTTAGAACAAAGGAACAAACCTGCTCTCCTGCAGGCGGCTGGGCCTAGCATGTCTGCAGCCTCTGGGGGCTGGCTCCCTCACAAAGGACCCTCCTGCCTTGTCAGGCTCCTTGGGCTTCTGATCCCTTCCCGCCCTGGGCACTGGAGGCTGGGGCTGGTAACTGAAAGGAACTTTCTTACCATagttggaggctttgctcattaggctgtttttctccttctccagAGACCTCCTGTGAAGGGGAAGGAGTTTTATGGCCCAAACCCTTTTCCCCACCTGAGCAGCAGCTGGCATGCTAGGTTGGCGGGGCTTAAGTCTTGTTGAGGGTGGCATTGAAGCTAAGATGTCAGAGACCCAAACCCCTCTGCCTCAGGCCCAGTTACTTTGGGTACCTAAGATAGAGACAAGGGGTGGGGGCCTGATGGGAAGGGTGGCGTGGCTGGGCAGGAGCATTACCTGGCCTCTGCGCTCAGCTCCCTGCTGTGGAGCCTGGAATTCACAGCCTCTAGGTCTCTCCGACACTGGGACAGCTTCTTCTCTAGCCCATCGATCTGAAACATAGGCCAAAGAGAGGTGGGCTGCTGAGCCTTCAGCTCTCAAAACACTGGGACCAGGAAGCAGGGCCTACAGGAGTCTTCTTGGACAGGTGTCCCCCTGATTGGTTTTGGCAGGGCAGAGCACCCAGGCCCATCTTCCCTGGAGTGTCTTTGTTTTGCTGTCCTCTGCCTCCATGGCTCAGCTCTGAGCTGCACAGGACAGTGTCCTAAACCACGCTGGAAACAGAGTTGGGTTTTGCCCAGGGTATCACAGCTGTCCTGACCCTCTGGGTCAAGCACAGGTTGGGGGTGGAGAGGAGCAGCCCCTTGGTCTGCTGTCTCCCCAGCATGATGCCCCAGTTGGGTCCACAAAAGGAACAACTAGAGCCCTGAACACAGAACGCACCTGCCCCACGAACGTATCCTAGAGTGACGGAGACGCCGTGAGGAAATTCTGGCTTCCAAACACTCCACACGTGTGGGGCCAGGTGATCAGACATCTAGGGGCAACGCAGAGGTGTTTTTCTCATTGACACACTTTGTCATAATAACAGTCCAAGttgtaaaaatatacatttttctgtaaGAATCAATAAAAAGTACTGAGAAAAATGCCCAAAAacacctttcttcctttctgatttggtTCTTAAGTAAAAACTTTGCCTATCATCCAGGTGGCAAAAAagttatgtttttccatttgttttgatTAGTTTCAGAGATGTGTTCTTGGGGAAATATTTGAGTAGTGGGGAAATGTTTTATAACACACTGGACTGGGTTGTCCAAACCTGGGTCTTGGCACCATGCATTTGGCATTGAAAGTCCATCTcctggccggacacagtggctcatgcc contains:
- the CCDC167 gene encoding coiled-coil domain-containing protein 167 isoform X3, with translation MTKKKRENLGVALEIDGLEKKLSQCRRDLEAVNSRLHSRELSAEAREGTEVASARELEEHAALSGHLHPSDTYLCLLDHVSLALPHSQHRLPLGPLVRAKQALQASTGPRC
- the CCDC167 gene encoding coiled-coil domain-containing protein 167 isoform X2, whose protein sequence is MSDHLAPHVWSVWKPEFPHGVSVTLGYVRGADRWAREEAVPVSERPRGCEFQAPQQGAERRGQEVSGEGEKQPNEQSLQLCISRFCSTGHLTEGRDSRNSPTWHLLHLRALSFWLLDDGHYTPNPLRGEQTHLAMSHHLLAWLSEKELKLLRQENWKNMLLSLAIFILLTLIYAYWTM
- the CCDC167 gene encoding coiled-coil domain-containing protein 167 isoform X5, which codes for MTKKKRENLGVALEMSDHLAPHVWSVWKPEFPHGVSVTLGYVRGADRWAREEAVPVSERPRGCEFQAPQQGAERRGQRRN
- the CCDC167 gene encoding coiled-coil domain-containing protein 167 isoform X1 codes for the protein MTKKKRENLGVALEMSDHLAPHVWSVWKPEFPHGVSVTLGYVRGADRWAREEAVPVSERPRGCEFQAPQQGAERRGQEVSGEGEKQPNEQSLQLCISRFCSTGHLTEGRDSRNSPTWHLLHLRALSFWLLDDGHYTPNPLRGEQTHLAMSHHLLAWLSEKELKLLRQENWKNMLLSLAIFILLTLIYAYWTM
- the CCDC167 gene encoding coiled-coil domain-containing protein 167 isoform X4; this translates as MTKKKRENLGVALEIDGLEKKLSQCRRDLEAVNSRLHSRELSAEARRSLEKEKNSLMSKASNYEKELKLLRQENWKNMLLSLAIFILLTLIYAYWTM